The window CCTGTGCGATGGTGGTCATGAGCACAGCCTGCGGCGCGGAGAGCGCCTGTGCGGGATCCATTCCCGGACGCGGCATCGCGCCGGGGAAGCCGTACGCCTCATAGAGGAGATTCAGCACGGGGGCGATGACGAGTGCGCCGACCACGCAGCCGATGAGGAGCGCGACCTGCTGCCGCCACGGCGTTGCTCCGACGAGCCAGCCCGTCTTGAGATCCTGCATATTGTCGTTCGAGATGCAGGCGATGGCAAGGATGATCGAGGTGGTAAAGATGGCGGTCGCCGTCGCGAACTTCTCGCCGCCCGGCATCTCAAAGATGCCGAACGAGGAGCAGAGCGCATACATGACGAGAGAGGCGACAATGATGCCGAGGATGCCGATGCCCGAGATCGGACTGGAGGATGTGCCGACAAGACCCGCCATGTAGGCGCAGGCGGCAGCGACGAAGAAGCCCATGAGAACCGAAACGCCGACCCCGACAATCGAGAAGATCAGCTTTTGGCTCGGCGGAATCTGCTCCGGGCTGACGAACATAAAGAAGATGGCAAGAAGCCCGATGACTGTGACCGTAAAGACGAGCGCGATGCTCTTCATCGACATATCAATGTCCATGCGGTGCAGTCCCTTTTCCTCGCCGGTCGTGCGTGCGCCCGCAATGGACTCCTTCACGCCGTCGATCACGGGGCGCGCGAGGGTGATGAGCGTCCAGATCGCCGCTACGCCCATCGCGCCCGCGCCGATGAGACGTACCTTCTGCTGGTAGATCATCCCGGCGAATTTCTGCATCGCCATGCCGTCGGGCGGCATCTCCGCCATGGTGAAGTAGGGGACGAACCCCGCCCATGCGATAGCGATTCCCGTCAGCATGGCAAGTCCGCTCGCAATGCCGATCAGGTAGCCCGCACCCACGAGCGCGGTGGAGTAGCCCAGAGGCAGCTGTGTCATGCCTCGCCCGACGTGAAACCACGCCGAGAGCGAACCGCCGAGCACCTGCAGACCGTTCGTGAGGAATGCGACCACGCTCGCGACCGCGCTGCCCGCGAGGATCTCCTTCAGTCCGGAATCGGTCTTGCCGTCCGCCTTGGTCTGGCTGCCGACCTTCAGAATCTCGGCGGCGGCAACGCCCTCGGGATATGCGAGATCGCTGTGGACGACCATCGCGCGGCGCAGCGGGATGGTAAAGAGCACGCCGAGACAGCCGCCGCACGCAGAAACCACGAGTGTCTGCCAAAACTGGAAGCCGTGCCAGTAGCCGATCATGAGCATACCCGGGATGATGAAGATGATGGCGGACAGCGTTCCCGCTGCCGATGCCTGTGTCTGCACCATGTTGTTCTCAAGGATGTTCGCGTCCTTTGCCATCTTCAGAATCGCCATCGAGATGACCGCCGCCGGGATTGCCGACGAGAACGTCAGGCCGACCTTGAGCCCGAGGTACACATTCGATGCCGTGAAGATGATCGTGAGGATCGCACCGAGCAGCATACCGCGCACGGTAAGCTCGGGGAGCCGCAGCTCGTGTTGCATAAACTCGTTCTGCGCATCTTTCATGCAAGAATCACCTGTCCTTTTGTCCAATAAAGAAAAAAATAACAACAGCATTATAACACAAGAATGATGAATATGAAATTATAAATTATTGTATACAGAAAATTGATGACAAAATGAATTCGTGCATCGGACGGCATTGGCGGTTCCGTTCGGCGTGTCCTCCGCGATTTTGGTGGGTGGAACGGGGGAGCTTGTGCCGTCATTCCATGGGGGAGCACGGATCAATTCAGTGGGGCGGCGATTCTCAAAAACGCAAAATAAAACCGCCGACAGACTTTCTCGTCATCTGTCGGCGGTCATGAGGAAAATACGGGAAGTGATAGGTAACTCTCCTGCATCTACACGATCTCTGCTTCATTCCGTACCACAGCTAGCATGGGGCGCGGAACTTTCCTTCCAAACGCTGAGAAACTACCTCGACATACATCCGGCGCATCCCCCGCAACTCCGCTCGCGGGAAACCATTCCTCCACGCCGCGCCATGTACGCCCCTGTGCCCGTCCTCTGCGGGCTGCCGCATTCCCTGTCGCACCTCTGATACATCCGTCCCGTCGCGCGCCGGGACTCGACCCTCCTGTGCGAACCTCCGGATCTTCTGCGGCCATTCAATGACCCATCGGAATCTCCTCCCAGTCCGTCAAGGAACTCCGGCCGTGCCGGCTTCGCCATCGGCGAAGCTGCACCGCCGTATCCCTCTCCAACAACCGTCGGTCAACACTGTGGAAACTCCGGAGAACTCGTCCCATATGTTTACGGCTCATATGGGAGCGCCTGTCCTGAATCAAGCGATCTGCGAATCCTCCTTAACTATCTTTAGTATAGTCAAACTTCAGAAGATTGTCAATACCGTAAAAAGAAAAATTTGAGGAATTGCCGCTCAAAAATTTGTGATGCGTTTGTCCGTACTTCTCCCATGACAGAGCCGGCACGTCAAGCAATGCAGCTGCCTGATGTGCCGGCCTTGTCGTTTCGGTTATTCGGTGATTTCACGCACGATGGCGAGCGTCAGCTCCGCCGCGTCATAGAGATCCTGCTCGTGGATGCTCTCCTCCTTCGTGTGGCAGTCCGTCATGCCGACGCCGAGGACGGTCGTCGGCACACCGTAGGCATTGAAGTGGTTCGCATCCGAGCCGCCGCCCTCCTCCTCCAGCACGACGGGGAAGCCGAGCTGTTCTGCGGCGCGGCGCAGATAGCGGATGGGGAGCGCGTCGGGGGGCAGTTCGTAGGGATCGTAGTCCTTTTTGATGTCGATTTCTGCGGTACAGTCCGTCCCGTCGAGGGCTGCGTTTACACTGTCCACCATACGCTGTGTGAGTGCGTCCAGTTTCGCCTTGTCGCGGCTGCGCGTTTCAAAGTTCAGCGTGCAGAACTCGGCGACGACGTTGGTCGCTGTGCCGCCCTCAATCTTGCCGACGTTGCAGGTGGTCTCCTCGTCGATGCGCCCCTGCGGAACGGCAGTGAGCACTCTGCCCGCTGCGGTGATGGCGTTCCTTCCTGCGTCGGGGTCGATGCCCGCGTGCGCCGCCTTGCCCACGATGCGTACGGCAAGCTGATTCTTGCCGGGGGCTTTGAACGCGGCTGTGCCGGCGTGTCCGTGCGTGTCGAGCGTATAGCCGAGGTCAGCGTGCAGGAGACCCGTATCCAGACAGCGCGAGCCGTTGACGCCGCCCTCCTCGGCGACGGTAAAGACGATCTGGAGATCGCCGTGCGGGATGTTTTGCTCTTTCAGACAGCGCAGCGTTTCGAGGATGGCGACAACGCCCGCCTTGTCGTCCGCGCCGAGAATGGTCGTGCCGTCGGAGCGGATGATGCCGTCCTTGAGGGTCGGCTTGATGTTCGTGCACGGTTCGACACAGTCCATATGTGCCGTCAGCATGACGGTGGGGACGCCTGCGACCGTGCCTTTGAAGTTCGCGACGATATTGCCCGTGTTTCCGCCGAGCGCCTTGCCTGCCCCGTCCTCGTGAATCTCCGCCGCACCGAGGTCACGCAGGCGCGTTGTCAGCAGATCGGCGATTTCGCGCTCATCGAGCGTGGAGCAGCGGATGGAAACCAACTCGAAAAACTCGTCCAGTACGCGCTTTTTGTCAATCATAGCTGCCTACTTTCCGAGGAAGAGGACGATCATAAAGGTGATCGTGGCGAGCAGCATCGGGAGCGCGTTGCGCTTCGAGAGCTCCATCGGGCTGACCTTGGCAAGTCCTGCACACACGAGCGCCGCACCCGCGACAGGGGACATGGAGCGTCCGATCGAGCCCGCCATCTGCGCGAGCGAGCCGAGGTCGATGATGCTCATGCCGAACGATGCCGCCTGTGGGGTAATCGCGCCGTTGAACGCGAGCGCCGCTGCATCGCCCGAGCCGGAGATCACGGCGATGATGAATGGCCCGAACGCGCCCGCCATCTTGGCGACGGACTCCGAACCCTTCATCGCCTCAATCAGCGCATCCGTGAGCCCCATTGCCGCCATGCCGGCGGTAAAGACGGCGGCGGCGACGATGAGACCGATGACGCCGCCGTATGCCTCGCCCATGCCGTCAAAGAACTTCTTCGTGATCTCCTGCGGGTTCTGCCGCGTGACGATGAGGGCGAGCACCGTGCCGACGATCATCGCCGTTGGGACATCCGTGAGCGGCAGGACGGCGATCTGCTTGCTGCCGAGCACGAGCAGGACGAGCGGAACGAGGGGGACGAGCGCGTAGATCGGGTTGACTTTGAAATTCCTGCCGCCCTCCTCCTTTTCGAGCTGTGCATGATAGGCGAGACGGCGCGCCTCATCGGGCCCTTCCTTACGTATTGTTGCAATGATGGTCAGTGCGACAACGGCGACGATGGATGCGACAATCGCGGCGGGCACCTGTGCCATGATGACGGTCATGAGATCGGTCTGCGCGAGATCGGCGACGAAGATGTTGTGCGCCTGTCCCGGGCTGATGGCACTGCCCCACGTCCCCGCGAGCACTGCCGCACCTGCCATCGCGGGATGAACGCCCGCTGCCATGAGCGTCGGGATGAGGATGCTGCCGACCGCCGCCGAGCAGCCCGCCGCGCTCGGGATGGCGATGTTGATCCACCACGTCAGCAGCGTTGCGAGCGGGATGAGGATGAACTTGCTCCGCGTAATCACACCCGAGATGGACTCGACGAGATGGCGGTCACAGGTCGTGATCTTCATGACGAACGAGAAGCCCATGACCGTACAGATCACGGGCACGAGTGAGCCGTGTACCATCGTCTTGCTGAACGTCGCGACTGCATTGCCCGTGACACCGCCGATGAAGCACATGAGAAAGCCGGCTGCGAGCAGCACCATGCGTGTCTCGTACTTCTTGATGATGGCGGCAAAGGCTAGAATGACAATGATTCCACCTGCAATTGCCAATGAAAAGACCTCCTTTGATACGTTGATAAAGACCCTAAAACAATATAAAATTTCGACAAAAAGAAAGATACTCCTTCCATTTATCGAAAAAGAGCGGGAACGCGCACAAAAGGGAAGTACCGCCCATGATACTCCCCTTCGTTCGCTACTCTGCGATCCCCGGACGCGTCATCTGGCGCGGCGAGAGGATGTGATTCAGTTCTTTTTTCGTGAGGATGCCCTGATCGAGGATGATCTCGCGGATGGGCTTGCCCGTGGTATATGCCTCACGCGCCAGTTCGGCGGACTTCTCATAGCCGATGTGCGGCAGGAGCGCCGTCACGATGCCGACGCTGTTGTCGAGCCACTTCTGACACTGCTCGACGTTCGGCTTCAGATCGACGAGGAGCTTGTCAACGAAGGTGTTCACCGCGCGCGTGATGTAGTTCAGAGAGTTGAACATATTGAACGCCATGACCGGCTCCATGACGTTCAGCTCGAACTGGCCGTTCTCCACGCCGAGCGTCACGGCGAGATCGCCCACGATGACCTGATAGCACGCCTGGTCGAGCACCTCGGCAATGACGGGGTTGACCTTGCCCGGCATGATGGACGAGCCCGGCTGACGCATCGGGAGATGCAGCTCGTTCAGCCCGCAGCGCGGCCCCGATGCCATGAGGCGGAAATCGTTTGCGAGCTTGATGAGGACGAGCGCCGCATTTTTGAGCGCGGAGGAGAAATCGGCGAACGCGTCTGTGTTGTTCGTCGCGTCGATGATGTTCTGCGAGGTGCGGTACTGCTCGCCCGTGATCTCGGAGAGACGCTTTGCGACCGCCTTGATGTAGGCGGGCTCGGCGTTCAGCCCCGTGCCGATCGCAGTGCCGCCCATGTTGATCGTATGGATGTGGCGCAGGACATAGCGGATGCGGCGCATGGAGCGGCGCACGGCAGACGCGTACGAGCCCATCTCCTGTCCGAGCGTGATGGGAACGGCATCCTGTAGATGGGTGCGTCCCATCTTGAGGATCGCGCGGTACGCCGTCGCCTTTTTCTCAAGCTCCGTGGCGAGGCGGTCGAGCGCAGCGAGAAAGACCGCTCCCTTTGCCGAGAGGCAGACCTTGATGCCCGTCGGGAATGCGTCGTTGGTGGACTGCGCCATGTTCGCGTGGTTGTTCGGCGAGATGATGTCGTAGCGTCCCTTCGGCTCGCCGCGCAGCTCAAGCGCACGGTTGCAGAGCACCTCGTTCATGTTCATGTTGATGGACGTGCCCGCGCCGCCCTGGATCGGGTCGACGGGGAACTGCTCGATGAGACTGCCCGCGATGATCTCATCCGCCGCGCGTACGAGCACGTCGCCGATTTCGTGCGGCAGACGGCCCGTGTCCATGTTTGCGAGTGCCGCCGCCTTTTTTACCTGCGCGAGTGCCTTGATGAAGTCGGGGTCGAGCTTCTGCCCCGTGATGTTGAAATTTTCAATGGCACGCATCGTCTGCACGCCATAGTAGACATCATCGGGGACTTCCAGTTCGCCGAGAAAATCGTGTTCCTTTCTCATGGTGCTCTCTCCTTTGCCTTTTGAGGAACTTTTCAACAATTGTATACAGTATACAACATAAACAAAGAAATGGCTATATTTTTTTTCGCAAGAAAGAGAGAGCGGTGTAGGTACCGATCTCCTGTCCCATGCCAAAATTTTCTTTGGAGCCGACGTAGACGCTGATTTTGTGGCGGAGTTTTTTGGTTTCGTCCCGCCATCCCGTCATTCCGACGGCAAAGATGTCCGTATAGTCCGTGTAGTGGAGCATGGCGTTGGCATAGTGTACCGCGGCATTGACCGCATAGGCGTTGATGTTGCTGAAGTTCGGCTCCACCGACGGTACGGAGGCTTTCTTTTTCATGCGCGTTGCTCCTTTGTTCTTGTGATGAGGGATTACTGTTTCATGAAAATCATAGCGTGCAGCTGACGGATTGTCAAACGGCAAAAAAACACGGACACAATGCATAGTGCATTGTGCCCGTGTTCCTTTTCGGGAGATCAGTGAATCTCGATCTGCTTGCGTGCGGGTGCGTCCGCCGTCTTTGGCAGGTTTACCTGCAGCACGCCGTCCTTGAACTCGGCGTGGATGTTCGCGTCGTCGATGCCGTCGATGTAGAACGAGCGGCTGACTTCGCCCGTGTGACGCTCGCGGCGGATGTAGTTGCCAGCGTCGTCCTTCTCGTCGTTGGACTCACTGTGCGAGGCGGCAATCGTGAGATAGCCGTTCTCGTAGTGGAGGGCGATGTCCTCCTTCGTCATGCCCGGCAGGTCGGCGGTCAGCTCGTAGTGGTCGCCGCTGTCCTTCACGTCCACCTTGAACGAGGCGGCGCCCCAGTTCGCAGCGGGGAAGTCGTGGAAGAAGGAATCGCGCATCGCGTCGAAGAGTGCAAACGGATTCGCGCTGTCACGCTGCGTGAGATTCCGGCGTCCGGCAAAAGGTACAAGTCCAAACATGATGATCAACTCCTTAGAGATGCTGCGGCGGTACACTGTTTGGAATGCACGCCGCTGTTCGTTGTTGTTTGATTGGGAAGGTGCTGCTTGTTGTTCACCTTTCGATTGTTATTATACCTCAAATAGTCAAAAAGTCAATAGGTCAAAAAGAAAAATTTGAAAAATTTTTGGGAGGGACTATAATGGAGAACGTAATGTGATGGATTTCCTGCAAGGAGAGATGAGGCATGGATAAAGAAGTTCTTTTTATCGGCTATCCGAAGTGCTCGACCTGCCAGAAGGCGGAGAAGTTTCTGCGGGCGCACGGCTGTGAGGCTCCGATGCGCGATATTGTGACGGAGAAGCCGACGGCGGAGGAGCTGCGTACGTGGCACGCACGGAGCGGGCTGCCGCTGAAGCGGTTCTTCAATACGAGCGGGATGCTCTACCGTGAGCTGGGGCTGAAGGACAAGCTGCCCTCAATGACGGAGGAGGAGCAGTACGCTGTGCTCGCCTCGGACGGGATGCTCGTAAAGCGTCCGCTCCTCATCACGCATGACCGTGTGTGCACGGGTTTCCGTGAACAGGAGTGGGCGGAGATTTTTGCGTGAGAGAGGTGTATGTATGAAACGCGAATACATGGACGGCATTTTCTATGCGCTGCTCTTTGCGATCCCGGCGTACATTCTGGGGCTGTATTTTCCGATTGTGGGCGGCCCTGTGTTCGGCATCCTGCTCGGTATGCTGTTCGCGAAGAAGCGGCGGCCGAAGACGACCGAGAGCGGGATCAAATTTACGGGCAAGAAGATTTTGCAGTATGCGATCATCTTGCTCGGCTTTGAGATGAATCTCTTTCATGTGGTGGAGGTCGGGGAGCAGTCGCTCTATGTCATGATCTTCACGCTGCTTGCGGCGTTCGGCGCGGCGTTCCTGATGGGAAAGGTTCTGGGGATGGATCGCGATATGACCGCGCTTGTCGGCGCGGGGACGGCGATCTGCGGCGGCTCTGCGATTGCGGCGGTCGCGCCCGTCATTGGGGCGAAGGATCGGGATGTTGTGATCTCGATTGCGACGATCTTTTTCTTCAATGTGCTTGCGGTCTTTATCTTCCCGTTCCTCGGACACAGCTGGGGAATGTCGGATGCGGGCTTCGGGATGTGGGCGGGGACGGCGATCAACGACACGTCATCCGTGGTCGCAGCGGGCTATGCCTACAGCCATGATGCAGGTGCGTACGCGACGATTGTGAAGCTGACGCGCACGCTGATGATTGTGCCGGTCTGCCTGTTCTTCGCCTTGCTCATGATGCGCAGTGCGGCGCAGAGCGGCGCGGGTTTCTCGCTGAAGCGCATCTTCCCAATGTTTGTGCTCTACTTTGTGCTCGCGTGCATTGTGAACACGACAGGCATTCTCCCCGCCGAAGTTTCGCACGGGCTTGGGATGCTCGGCAAGTTCTCGATTGTGCTCGCGATGAGTGCAATCGGGCTGAACACGGATCTGCCGTCGCTCATCAAACACGGGACGCGTCCGCTCCTGCTCGGCATGGTCTGCTGGATCGCCGTCGCGGGTACGTCGCTCATCGTGCAGCACGCGTTGGGGCTTTTATAAGGAGAAATCATGATGGAAGAGCATGAAATTGAGCTGCGTCCGTTCCCTCCGTTTCTGCCGCCGAACGCAACGGTGATGATGATGGGGACGTTCCCGCCAAAGCCGGAGAAGCGGACGATGGAGTTCCACTATCCGAATTTCCAAAACGATATGTGGCGTGTCTACGGGTTGGTATTCTTCGGCGATGCGATGCACTTTCAGCATGGGGAAGAAAAGGCGTTTGACGCGGAGAAGATCAAGGCGTTCCTCACGGAGCGCGGCATCGCCTCCTGTCCGACGGTGCGCCGCGCGATTCGTGAACACGACAATGCCTCGGACGCGTTTCTTGAGGTGGTGGAGAAGGTCGATCTGCCCGCCGTGCTCGCCGAGATTCCGCGCTGCCGCCGCATCTGCACGACGGGCGGCAAGGCGACGGAGATCCTGCTCACGCTGCTTGCGACGGAGGTCAAGGCAAAGGATTTCAAAACGGGGATGACCATTGCCGCACGCTGCGGCGACCGCGACCTCCTCGTCACGCGACTCCCGTCTACCTCACGCGCCTATCCGATGAAGCTCGAAAAGAAGGCGGAGGCATATCGGAAGTTTTTCGTTGAGGCGGGATTTACGGTGGCAGAATGATAAAACGAGGATTGCCGCATACGGCAATCCTCGTTTTTTGGTCAGCCCACAATGGAACATTGGTTGTTTTCGAGCAAGTGAAGCAGTCGGCTGGATGGTCCCGACGGTTGATTCCTACCGGTTTCCCATGCTTTGACGGTGCGGCAGGAAACACCGAAGTAAGAAGCAAATGTCCTTTGCGTTACTCCTTCCCGTTGACGAATGCTCTTGATTCGTTCCGGCGAATAGATTGGCACGGTCGCTATTTCGAGCGTACGGTGTTCTCTTTGAAGTTTCGTGTCGCCGCTCTCTGCATCGGCCATAGCCTCGTCTATGGCGGCAGACAGAACGGAAAAGGCTGTACTCATTCCGGTATCCTCCTTTTTTGTAGAGATTTCTCAAGTTGTTCGATTTGCTTCTTGAGGATTGTGCATTCCGCAGAAGAAAGGTTTTCCTGTTCGTTTTTGGCAAAGACAGCAAACAGATAGATGCGTTCGTATTCTTCGAAGTCGACATAACAGATGCGGACACTGCCGCGCTTTCCACGATGCTCATACGGAAATCGCATCTTACGCAGACGCCCTGTACCCTGAATCACATTGCCCAATTTCGGATGCTGCAAGAGCGCATACTCCAAGCGGCGTAAATCTTTGTCGGTAAAATGAAGGCGTTTCCACTCTTTGAGAAATACCGTTGCTTGGATAAACATTCTGGATAGTTTCAGTGGAATCACCTGCCTCTTGAAGATAGTTTACTACGATTGAATCGTGATCGTCAAGAAAAAATGGCACGATACAAGCGTCTGCTCATACCGTGCCGTTTGTTATGCGATTCCTTAGAAAAGATCCTCAGCGAGGATGATGGTCTGCTCGCGCGAGGGTCCGACGGAAACGATGCCGAGGGCGATGCCCGTGACCTCTGCCATGCGTGCAAGGTATTTGCGCGCGTTCTCGGGCAGCGCGTCGTAGCTGCGGATGCCCGAGATGTCCGTCTTCCACCCGGGGAAGGTCTCGTAGACGGGTTCGACCTCGGCGAGGATATTGAGGCTCGCGGGAACGCCCTTCAGCAACTCACCCCGATACTTGTAGCCCGTGCAGATCTTGATCTCGTCGAAGCCGTCGAGGATGTCAAGGCGCGTGACTGCCATGTAGTCGATCCCTGAGAGCAGCCCTGCGTGACGGACGACGACGGCATCGAGCCAGCCCGTGCGGCGCGGACGTCCCGTGACCGTGCCGAACTCATGCCCTGCCTCGCGCAGTTTCTCACCAATCTCATTGAGCTGCTCGGTGGGGAAGGGACCCTCGCCGACGCGTGTGCAGTATGCTTTCACAACGCCGACGACCTTGTTGATCTTCTTCGGCGCAACGCCTGCGCCGATGGTGACGCCGCCCGAGATGGGGTGCGATGCGGTGACGTATGGGTACGTTCCGTAGTCGATGTCGAGCATGGTCGCCTGTGCGCCCTCAAAGAGCACCTTGCGTCCTGCGTCGATCTCCTCGTTGATGAGGGGGATGGTGTCGGTGACGAGCGGGCGCAGACGCTCGGCGTAGCCCTGATACTCCTTCAGAACTTCCTCGTAGTCGAGCGGTTCGTGGTGGTAGACGGCGGCAAGTTCGCCGTTCTTATTGTCGAGGTTTTTCTTGAGTTTTTTCGCAAACTCGTCCTTTTCCATGAGGTCGCAGACGCGGATGCCGATGCGGTCGTCGCGATCCATGTAGCAGGGGCCGATGCCACGCCCCGTCGTGCCGATCTTGTCCGCGCCGCGCTGCGCGTCGCCGATGCCGTCCATGAGGCGGTGATAGGGCATGACGACGTGGGCACGGTCGGAGATACGGATATTCGAGGTGTCGATGCCGCGTGCCTCCATAGCGTCCATTTCCTGTAAGCACACCTCAGGGTCAAAGGCGACACCGTTCGCGATGATGTTGTGTGTACCCTTGTAGAGGATGCCCGAGGGGAGAAGGCGCAGCTTGTACTCCTCACCTGCAGCGACGACGGTATGCCCCGCGTTGCAGCCGCCCTGGAAGCGGACGACGGTGTCCGCCTTGCTTGCGAGGTAGTCGACGATCTTTCCCTTGCCCTCGTCGCCCCACTGCGTTCCCGTGATAACGATGGTTGACATAGATATAGTCCCCTTTATTTTTTCTCAGAGTCCGAAGCGTGCAAAGATGGAGTCCACATGACGCAGGAAATAGGTGTGGTCGAAACATGCTTCGATTTCATCCTGCGTGAGATGGGCGGCGATGTCCGCGTCCTTTTCGATGTTCGTACGGAAATCCTCGTTGTCGAGCCAGCGCTTCATGGCGTTGCGCTGTACCCAGACGTAGGCGGTCTGGCGCAGCACTCCCTTGTTGACGAGTGCCGTGAGGATGCGCTGACTGTAGATCAGTCCGCCCGTGCGGTTCATGTTGTGCATCATGGCATCGGGGTAGACCAGCAGCTTGTCCACGATGTTCGTCAGCTTGTGCAGACAGTAGTCCACGTTGATGGTCGTGTCGGGCAGGATGACGCGCTCGACGGAGGAGTGCGAGATGTCGCGTTCATGCCAGAGGGTGATGTTTTCGAGTGCTGCGACGGCGTTGCCGCGCACGAGACGCGCCATGCCGGAGACGCGCTCGCAGTTGATCGGGTTGCGCTTGTGCGGCATCGCGGACGAGCCCTTCTGTCCCGGCTTGAAGAACTCCTCCGCCTCGCGGATGTCCGTGCGCTGGAGGCTGCGGATCTCCGTTGCGATCTTCTCCATCGTGCCCGCAAGGATGGCGAGCGTTGTGATGAACTCCGCGTGACGGTCGCGCTGAATGACCTGCGTGGCAAGGCTGACGGGCGTGAGCCCCAGTTTTTTGCACGTCAGCTCTTCGATGCGCGGGTCGATGTTGGAGTAGGTGCCGACCGCGCCCGAGAGCTTACCGACGGAGACGATCTCCTTCGCACGCGTCAGGCGCTCGATGTCGCGGTCGATCTCGCCGCTCCACAGGAGCAGCTTCAGTCCGAACGTCATCGGCTCTGCGTGAATGCCGTGCGTGCGTCCGATGCACGGGGTCTGACGGAACTCCTCGGCACGGCGGCGTAGTACTTCACGGAAGGCATGAAGATCCTCCAGGATGATCGCAGCGGCATCGCGCATCATGATGCAGTATGCCGTATCCTTCACGTCGCTTGAGGTCAGCCCCTTGTGGATGTACTTCGAGTCCTCGCCGACATTTTCCTCCAGATTCGTGAGAAATGCAATGATGTCGTGATCGGTGGTCTTTTCGATCTCGTTGATGCGTGCGACATCGAACTTGGCGTTCGCCTTGATGTTCTGCACGGCGGCGGCGGGGATCTCGCCCAGCTCCGCCATCGCCTCGCATGCGGCAAGCTCCACGTTCAGAATGGTTTGCCACTCGTTTTGCAGCGACCAGAGACGCCCCATCTCCGAGCGTGTATATCTCTCTATCATGTGTTTCCTCCTGTTCATGGAAATGAACATAACTCAACAGTCTTATCATATATCGTGCGGCGTGGAATGTCAATCACGGGGCGCACGGTGAACGACGTATACATCATAGAAAGAATTTATCTTTTATTATTTTCATTTCATAAATTTGGATGTATAATGGTATCCATAAAAGGGGGTGTGATGATGTTCCGTCGTATACTTGCCGTGGGCGATGTGCATGGTCATATGGATGCACTGCGCGCCCTATGGAAAAAGATCGAATTCGACGATAAACAGGATATGCTGGTTTTTCTCGGCGACTACATCGACCGCGGTCCTGCACCGGTGGAGGTGCTTCGCTTTGTACGGGCACAGGTGGAGCGTCATGCGAATGTGTATGCCCTCTGCGGCAACCATGAGGCGATGATGCTCGGCTACATCGACGCGTACGGGCTGGGCAGAACGCTGCGCGGGCATTTTGACATCTGGCTGATGAACGGCGGCAAGGTGACGAAAAAGCAGCTTGCCGCACTGCCGGCGGCAGAGTCGGAGGAACTTGTCTCCTTCGTGCGGGAGCGTCCGCTCTATCATCGCGTCCGGCATGACGGACAGCGCATCCTGTTCGTTCATGCGGGGGTGCATCCCACGCGAAAGGATCAGACCGCCGAGGATCTGCTGTGGATTCGTGAGCCGTTCCTCGACCACTATCGCGGCAGTGAACTGGTCGTCGTCGGGCATACGCCAACGC of the Selenomonas dianae genome contains:
- a CDS encoding OPT family oligopeptide transporter; this translates as MKDAQNEFMQHELRLPELTVRGMLLGAILTIIFTASNVYLGLKVGLTFSSAIPAAVISMAILKMAKDANILENNMVQTQASAAGTLSAIIFIIPGMLMIGYWHGFQFWQTLVVSACGGCLGVLFTIPLRRAMVVHSDLAYPEGVAAAEILKVGSQTKADGKTDSGLKEILAGSAVASVVAFLTNGLQVLGGSLSAWFHVGRGMTQLPLGYSTALVGAGYLIGIASGLAMLTGIAIAWAGFVPYFTMAEMPPDGMAMQKFAGMIYQQKVRLIGAGAMGVAAIWTLITLARPVIDGVKESIAGARTTGEEKGLHRMDIDMSMKSIALVFTVTVIGLLAIFFMFVSPEQIPPSQKLIFSIVGVGVSVLMGFFVAAACAYMAGLVGTSSSPISGIGILGIIVASLVMYALCSSFGIFEMPGGEKFATATAIFTTSIILAIACISNDNMQDLKTGWLVGATPWRQQVALLIGCVVGALVIAPVLNLLYEAYGFPGAMPRPGMDPAQALSAPQAVLMTTIAQGIFSSKLAWEYIYIGIGVGVILVLIDLFLKRTTKNLCLPPLAVGMGIYLPPVIQTPLVVGAILGYVLNRHMRKTGGSNAEAAGLRRGTLFASGLIVGESIVGVLLAGVIVVSVSNGGGEAPLAMVGSDFADTAEMLGLLVFFGILALFSKVVLSGKKSS
- a CDS encoding M20/M25/M40 family metallo-hydrolase, which gives rise to MIDKKRVLDEFFELVSIRCSTLDEREIADLLTTRLRDLGAAEIHEDGAGKALGGNTGNIVANFKGTVAGVPTVMLTAHMDCVEPCTNIKPTLKDGIIRSDGTTILGADDKAGVVAILETLRCLKEQNIPHGDLQIVFTVAEEGGVNGSRCLDTGLLHADLGYTLDTHGHAGTAAFKAPGKNQLAVRIVGKAAHAGIDPDAGRNAITAAGRVLTAVPQGRIDEETTCNVGKIEGGTATNVVAEFCTLNFETRSRDKAKLDALTQRMVDSVNAALDGTDCTAEIDIKKDYDPYELPPDALPIRYLRRAAEQLGFPVVLEEEGGGSDANHFNAYGVPTTVLGVGMTDCHTKEESIHEQDLYDAAELTLAIVREITE
- the dcuC gene encoding C4-dicarboxylate transporter DcuC, whose protein sequence is MAIAGGIIVILAFAAIIKKYETRMVLLAAGFLMCFIGGVTGNAVATFSKTMVHGSLVPVICTVMGFSFVMKITTCDRHLVESISGVITRSKFILIPLATLLTWWINIAIPSAAGCSAAVGSILIPTLMAAGVHPAMAGAAVLAGTWGSAISPGQAHNIFVADLAQTDLMTVIMAQVPAAIVASIVAVVALTIIATIRKEGPDEARRLAYHAQLEKEEGGRNFKVNPIYALVPLVPLVLLVLGSKQIAVLPLTDVPTAMIVGTVLALIVTRQNPQEITKKFFDGMGEAYGGVIGLIVAAAVFTAGMAAMGLTDALIEAMKGSESVAKMAGAFGPFIIAVISGSGDAAALAFNGAITPQAASFGMSIIDLGSLAQMAGSIGRSMSPVAGAALVCAGLAKVSPMELSKRNALPMLLATITFMIVLFLGK
- a CDS encoding aspartate ammonia-lyase, coding for MRKEHDFLGELEVPDDVYYGVQTMRAIENFNITGQKLDPDFIKALAQVKKAAALANMDTGRLPHEIGDVLVRAADEIIAGSLIEQFPVDPIQGGAGTSINMNMNEVLCNRALELRGEPKGRYDIISPNNHANMAQSTNDAFPTGIKVCLSAKGAVFLAALDRLATELEKKATAYRAILKMGRTHLQDAVPITLGQEMGSYASAVRRSMRRIRYVLRHIHTINMGGTAIGTGLNAEPAYIKAVAKRLSEITGEQYRTSQNIIDATNNTDAFADFSSALKNAALVLIKLANDFRLMASGPRCGLNELHLPMRQPGSSIMPGKVNPVIAEVLDQACYQVIVGDLAVTLGVENGQFELNVMEPVMAFNMFNSLNYITRAVNTFVDKLLVDLKPNVEQCQKWLDNSVGIVTALLPHIGYEKSAELAREAYTTGKPIREIILDQGILTKKELNHILSPRQMTRPGIAE
- a CDS encoding Hsp20/alpha crystallin family protein — protein: MFGLVPFAGRRNLTQRDSANPFALFDAMRDSFFHDFPAANWGAASFKVDVKDSGDHYELTADLPGMTKEDIALHYENGYLTIAASHSESNDEKDDAGNYIRRERHTGEVSRSFYIDGIDDANIHAEFKDGVLQVNLPKTADAPARKQIEIH